One genomic window of Flavobacteriales bacterium includes the following:
- a CDS encoding aminotransferase class V-fold PLP-dependent enzyme, producing the protein MEVYFDNAATTPLSKEVKEVISGLMDNTYGNPSSIHKKGREAKVVIENARKIVSGLLNVSPGEVFFTSCGTEADNMAIVCCVNDLAVDHIITTRIEHHAVLHTAERMEAQRGVKVSFVDLDENGSVKLDHLEELLQIGGKTLVSLMHANNEIGNLLPIKRVSEMCKAYDALFHSDTVQTVGHYPFDLQDIPVDFITCSAHKIHGPKGVGFLYINGNVKIKPLICGGAQERNMRG; encoded by the coding sequence ATGGAAGTTTATTTCGATAACGCTGCAACAACGCCTCTATCTAAAGAGGTAAAAGAGGTTATTTCTGGTCTCATGGATAACACCTATGGCAATCCATCTTCTATTCACAAAAAGGGAAGGGAAGCCAAAGTGGTTATTGAAAATGCGCGTAAAATCGTTTCGGGTTTACTTAATGTTTCTCCCGGTGAGGTGTTCTTTACATCTTGTGGAACGGAAGCGGATAACATGGCGATTGTTTGTTGTGTGAATGACCTGGCAGTTGATCATATAATTACTACAAGAATAGAGCATCACGCGGTATTACACACTGCTGAGAGGATGGAAGCACAAAGAGGAGTGAAAGTGAGCTTTGTTGACCTGGATGAGAATGGAAGTGTAAAACTGGATCATCTCGAAGAGCTTTTACAAATTGGTGGTAAAACATTGGTGTCTCTTATGCATGCCAATAATGAGATTGGAAACTTATTGCCTATAAAAAGAGTGAGCGAAATGTGTAAGGCTTATGACGCATTGTTTCATTCGGATACGGTACAAACTGTAGGTCATTACCCTTTTGATTTACAAGATATTCCGGTTGATTTTATCACTTGCTCTGCGCATAAAATACATGGACCCAAAGGAGTGGGGTTTCTTTATATAAATGGGAACGTGAAAATTAAACCGCTTATCTGTGGTGGTGCGCAAGAAAGAAACATGCGTGG
- the glmM gene encoding phosphoglucosamine mutase translates to MTLIKSISGIRGTIGGQPGGSLSPFDVVKYISAYTAWMKENSGKDSNKVVVGRDARLSGEMINNLVNATFQSLGVDVIDIGLTTTPTVEIAVTDEKADGGIIITASHNPKNWNALKLLNEKGEFLSASNGERILEIAESGDFNFAEVDDLGTCETKDYLDIHIQHILDLDLVDVEAIKAKNFKVAIDCVNSSGGVYIPALLKKLGVNNIVELFCDPTGHFPHNPEPLPENLREISSAVVANKADVGIVVDPDVDRLALVCENGEMFGEEYTLVSVAEYVLKHTGGNTVSNLSSTRALRDVTELAGYTYNEAAVGEVNVVEQMKATNAVIGGEGNGGVIYPAFHYGRDALVGIALFLSHLAKMNKTVSELRNSYPNYFISKNKIELTPSINVDELLEKVKSSYSDKPINDIDGVKIAFDKEWVHLRKSNTEPIIRIYAESESESSANGLAEKIMADIKALS, encoded by the coding sequence ATGACATTAATTAAATCGATTTCAGGAATTAGAGGAACGATAGGAGGCCAGCCAGGTGGGTCTCTTAGCCCGTTCGATGTAGTTAAATATATTTCTGCGTATACAGCTTGGATGAAGGAAAATTCGGGTAAGGATTCGAATAAAGTAGTAGTAGGTAGAGATGCTCGTTTGTCTGGTGAAATGATAAATAACCTAGTCAATGCTACTTTTCAAAGTCTTGGAGTAGATGTGATTGATATTGGCCTTACTACTACTCCAACTGTAGAAATTGCAGTTACCGACGAGAAGGCAGACGGCGGTATTATTATCACTGCAAGTCATAATCCAAAGAATTGGAATGCACTTAAACTACTTAACGAAAAGGGTGAGTTTTTATCTGCAAGTAACGGAGAGCGTATCCTTGAAATAGCAGAATCTGGAGACTTTAATTTCGCAGAGGTGGATGATTTAGGAACCTGTGAAACCAAAGATTATTTAGACATTCACATTCAACATATTCTAGATTTAGACCTAGTGGATGTTGAAGCTATTAAAGCAAAAAACTTTAAAGTAGCGATTGATTGTGTTAACTCTTCGGGAGGAGTTTATATCCCTGCATTATTAAAGAAGTTAGGTGTAAATAATATCGTTGAGTTATTCTGTGATCCAACTGGACACTTTCCGCATAACCCAGAACCATTACCGGAAAACCTTAGGGAAATTTCGAGTGCCGTTGTTGCCAATAAAGCAGATGTAGGTATTGTTGTAGATCCGGATGTAGATCGTTTGGCTTTAGTGTGTGAGAATGGCGAAATGTTCGGAGAGGAATACACGCTGGTATCTGTTGCAGAATATGTCTTGAAACATACTGGAGGCAATACGGTTTCAAATTTATCTTCTACGCGAGCACTTAGAGATGTTACTGAATTAGCCGGGTATACATACAATGAAGCCGCTGTTGGAGAGGTAAATGTTGTAGAACAAATGAAGGCTACTAATGCCGTTATCGGTGGAGAAGGAAACGGAGGAGTAATCTATCCGGCTTTTCATTACGGACGGGATGCATTAGTTGGTATTGCTTTGTTCCTTTCGCATTTAGCAAAGATGAATAAAACGGTTTCTGAGCTTAGGAATAGCTATCCGAATTATTTTATCTCCAAGAACAAAATTGAGTTAACACCTTCTATTAATGTGGATGAGCTTTTAGAAAAAGTAAAAAGTAGTTATTCCGACAAGCCAATTAATGATATTGATGGGGTGAAGATTGCATTTGATAAAGAGTGGGTTCATTTGAGAAAATCCAACACTGAACCGATTATTCGAATCTATGCGGAGAGCGAGTCAGAGTCAAGTGCGAATGGATTGGCCGAGAAGATTATGGCGGATATAAAGGCTTTGAGTTAA